Part of the Nitrospinota bacterium genome, ATTAGAAAAGGGATAAAGCTTCTGTCTTTAGTCTCTCTCAATATATCTATGGCTGTTTTTACCTGGCGGTCGTCTTTGCTCGTTAACATCTCCCTTACGATCTGATGGCAATTTTCACATCTTGTTTTATCTTTGCTTAGATATACAGCTGTGATTGCCTCTTTTTTTACTGTAAGATTTTCACTGTTTGTAAGTTTAAACAAAAACTCGAGATTTCTTTTGGAGTCTAGCTTTCCAATGGTTCTGATAATAAAGGGCTGAACCTCAGCACCCTCTTTTTTATACATATCTAAAAGCCCTGTGATATATTGATTTGAACCGATAGAAGCAATGAGTGTGAGAAGCTCCCTTTTTACCCTTGGGGTTTTGCCTGGCATTGCATCAAGAAAGATTTTTGTTAAATCTTCATTTACTCCTGCTCTGTTCAAGATCTTTGCACTGAGTATTGATACATTATCATTAGGGTCATTGAGTGCTTCAATCAATCTCTTTGTGGTTTTTTCGTCTATGAGTCTTTTGTAATCTATTTCTTCCAATTTTTGTAGGTCTATCTGCGTCTCTATGAGATTCTTGAAGAGTATTTTACTATATCTCTTTTTTAAGGAAAAGCATGCACAGATTAAGATTATAGAAAACACAATTGCAATATATGAGAACTGCTCTGGAAGAAGAACATCCTTAAAAACCAATAATATGCCGCTACCCAACAGTCCACCAGCACGCAGTGCGGTTCCCTTTAAAAAGGCTAATACCCTCCCTCTTATATCAGGCGAAAAGAGTTGCATCAACATATTCAGGGCGGGCCGATTGGTCGTGGCTCTAAAGATATTTGTAGAAACCCTTCCATAGATAGCTGTGATGAGGTCAAAGCGGAATACTAAGGCGAGAAACACAAGGAGATAGTTTGCAGGATGTATAAATAGTAACTTTACAATCCCGAATCGAGAGAAGAGTCTCCCTATGAAGAACAGGATAAAGAAGGTCAATATATTATATATTCCCTTAAAGTATCCATAGAATGCAATTAAACCTCCTTCTGTATCAAAGGCCCTGTTTGTAATAACCCCCCACTGATAATTGAATATAGGCAAGAGGATTGCTGGTGTCATAACAAGAATGATAAATACTCTGAGGAGTGGCGAACTCTTGATTAAAGGGAGTATTTCACCTAATTTTTTTATGGATGAAACGTCTTCTGTTTTCTTTCTTATAGTTGTTGTATGGGTCTGCATTATAGGGGCTAATATTTTTTTAACCCTTAAGCTTATAAAGCAGCCAAGGAACAAGCTGAAACCGGATATAAAGAGGATATTGTCCATAGTGATGACCCTGGCTAAGGGGCTGGTTAAAAGGCTCCCTATAATAATTCCTAATATTCCGCCTGAAATAATTCCAGGGAATACCCTTTTTGCCTGTCTTGTATTAAAAAGACTGCTTGCCATTATCCAAAACACAATGTCGAGAACATTCTTGAGCTGGAAACTGATGAGGTAGAGTACAGGATAGACGATGGCTAAATTAAATATGATGAGTAAACGTAGGAAGACAATAGATATTCCCAGTATGATGAATAACTTGATGAGAAGGGATGCCCTCTCATATTTATCAATCAAAAGGCCGATATAGGTCAAGACAAAGAAAAGGAGTATAGAATTTATCAAGAATATATTGGGGAGATATTGAACGCCATATCTCTTTAAGAAGGCGGCTTCTGCATAGTTTTCTAATAAAATCCCAGCAGCCCTGATAACAAATAAAAGCCCTGCCATCCAGAGAAATGCCTTCTGCTCATCCTTATAAATCCTCAGGGTTTTTTCGAGAAGATTTGATATCATAAATTTCTCTTTTAAAATCGTGTCACACTATTTTTAATGTTTAAGAACTTAAAATTATTTTAATAACTCTATTTTTTAGAACCCATAAGAATGAGGGTTATCTCACCCTTTATCTTTTTATCTTTCATCTGTTCGATTATATCTTTGAGTTCGCCCCTTATGATTTCTTCAAATTTTTTTGTAATCTCTCGGGCAATAACTATCTGCCTATTACCTATTATGGAGAGGATTTCATCTAAAAGGCGGTGGATTCTATAGGGAGATTCATATAGTATAATGGTTCGTTCTTCATTCTTTAATTGTTCTATCCTTGATTGTCTCTTTCCCTTTTTACGCGGTAAGAATCCTTCAAAAGCAAATTTGTCAATCGGGAGTCCTGAGATGCTCAAGGCGGCTATAACAGCTGAAGGGCCTGGTATTGATTCAATATGGAAGTTATGCTTTAAGGCGAGATTGATAAGGTGATAAGATGGGTCTGAAATACCAGGGGTCCCTGCGTCTGAAACCAGAGCTATATCAAGGCCTTCTTCAAGCCTCTTTAAGATAACCTCTGCCTGTTTTATCTTATTATGATCATGGTAACTGATGAGGTGTTTGCTAATTTCATAATGGCTCAGTAACTTTCTTGTTCTTCGTGTATCTTCAACAGCAATAATGTCGACTTCCTTTAGTATCCTTAAGGCTCTTAAGGTTATATCTTCGAGATTACCAATAGGTGTGCTTACAATATAGATCGTGCCTCTGTTTTTTTCTTTTCTCATTATCTGATTTATCTTCCCCAATCTCTTGCGTATCTGAAGTCTCTATCTATAATCCTTTTCAGATATTTTTGCAATAATCGGTAGCTTTCTTTTGAATTGAGAATCTTGAATCTTTTTAATTACCTTTTTAATAAAATCTTTATCAAAACCCAATTTGATTAATTCTTTATCCAAGTATCTCTTGTCTATCAGATAATAGAGAAGTCTATCGACATCTTCATAACTAAAACCCAATTCTTCTTCATCAGATTGACCTAACCAAAGATCAGCGCTCGGTTTTTTTTCTACAATCTCTTTTGGAACACCAAGATCTTTTGCAAGTTGTCTTACTTGTATTTTATATAGGTCTCCGATGGGGTTGATGGCTGAGGCCGTATCTCCATACAAGGTACCATAACCAAGGAGCAATTCTGTTTTATTGCTGGTTCCCAGTACAAGGGCATTCTCCTTGGCAGAGTGGTCGTATAGAATGGTCATTCTTTCTCTAGCCATCTTGTTCCCTCTTCTTAAATTGTCTGCTTCAGGGAAGGCCCTAAAATAGGCATCAATCATGGGTGTAATATCTATTTTTAATGATCTGATTCCGAGTTTTTTGACTATCTTTTTTGCATCTTCTAAACTTTCCCTGCTGCTTGTTTTATATGGCATCATGATTCCTGTTACGTTTTCTTTTCCCATAGCCATCGCTGCAAGGTATGTGGAGACGCTGGAGTCTACACCTCCTGAAAGACCTACAACTACCTTTTTAAAACCCACTTTTCTCGTTTCATTTTTTATAAAACCTGTTAAGATCTTCTTTACTGATAAGGAATTAATCTTTAATTCTTTAAAATTCTTTTTTTGCATTTTTTTTCTGAATTCTTTTTAGTTCTTTTATAGTCATTTCTCTATCTTCATCTTTTTGAATCATTGGTGGAATTCTATCTCTTCTTATCTCTTCTATGTCAATCTCGGCGATAATCATTTCTTGCTCAAAATATTTACCTTTGATGATCTTTTCCCCAGGAGGATTTACTATTTCTGAACCTCCCCAGAAGTTTATCCCATCTTCATAACCCACCCTATTTACAAAACAAATAAACTGGCTCAACATCTTGGCATAGGTTAAATTCATGCTCTCCCATATGTTGCTGATCTCCAATTTTTTCTTTAGCCCTATCAATACATTCTTTTATGTGAGCAAAGTTTCTTTCAACATTTCCTAAGGTTGGATAAATCCGGGCAATTCCTATTCTGAAGACCATGGTCATAACCTTTTCATTTAGTAGCTGTTATATCTTTATCATATCAAAAAATAAAAATAACAGAAGTAATCATTCTATGCAAGGAATTTTCATATTCCCATCCTTTTATAGATATCTCTTATTTCCTGGGAGTATTCTCCAATTTTTTCATAAACAATAAGGGGTTTTAGGATGGTTGTATCGTTCTTTCCATTCTTTATTCCTTCGACCATAACCATCTTTGCCTCTTTATCTATTCTGGAATGGATAAACTGGATACGGCATGACCTGATATTTAAATGCTCGAACTCATTAAGGAGTTCCATTAATCTTGAGGGATGATATATGAGAATAATCTTTCCTTTATTCTTGACAAGATATTTAGAGGCTTTGAGGTATTCATCTAAGGTTATCTCTAATTCATGTCTGGCTAGGGCTTTTTCCGGATCCGGGTTTAAACGGCCTTTTTTGTATTTTCTATAGGGCGGGTTTCCGACCACAATATCAAATGATTCAGATGCAAGAGATTTATTTACATCCCTGATATCTAAATTTTTTATTTCTACTCTTTCTTGGAGGTTGTTTAACTTAACATTCTTTCTTGCCAGTTCTATTAAACTATTCTGAATATCTATTCCTATCACAGTGGTTTTTGCATATCTCAGTGCTAAAAGGACTGCTATGATGCCATTACCCGTTCCAAGGTCTATAATCCTATCACCATTTTCTGCTGAGATAAAATCGGCTAACAAGATAGGGTCTAATGATGACCTGTATCCCTTTTCTTTTTGTAAGAGTTTCAATTTCCTAACCTCCAACAAACTAAAAAATAATATCATAGTTATGTAAATATGGCAATTTGTTTGAAAACAAAGGGTTTTTGTGTTAAATTAAATTTGTTTTAGGGGTAAAAGAGAGAAGGTTGAAGATGGATAAAAGGCTTCAATTAAAGAGGCTTAATAGAGAAAAAAGTGTGTGTTTTGGAATATAAATTCTAAGAGAAGGAAAATAAATAGAGATGAAAGAGACAAAAAGGGAGAATCTGCTTGATACGGCGATTGAGGCTGCAAAAGCAGGTGGGGCAATATTAAAGAAAAACTATGGCCAACCCATCAAAGTAGAGCATAAAGGGGCAATCGATCTCGTTACTGAAGTAGATAAACTTTCTGAGAAGGTCATTATTGATATTATTAAGAAGAAGTATCCTGAACACACAATCCTTTCTGAAGAAAAGGGCCTTAAGAAGAAGGGCTCTCCTTATAAGTGGATTGTTGACCCTCTCGATGGGACGACAAATTATGCACACGGGTATCCCGTGTTTTGTGTCTCAGTTGCCCTTGAAATTGATAGAGAGGTTGTTTTAGGGGTAATCTATGACCCTATTTTAGAAGAAATATTTATAGCCCAAAAAGGGAAGGGTGCATATTTAAATGGCAAGAAAATCTCTGTTTCCAAGATCCAAAGTCTCTCTGACTCTCTATTAGTTACTGGCTTTCCCTATGATATCAGGAAGAACACAGACGATAATATCAATCACTTTAGGAATTTCTGTAAAAGAGCTCAGGCGGTTAGAAGACCCGGTTCTGCTGCCCTCGATTTATGTTATGTTGCCATAGGGAGGTTTGAAGGTTTTTGGGAAATGAAGTTGTTTCCATGGGATGTAGCTGCTGGTGCATTACTGGTTAGAGAAGCCGGTGGAAAAGTAACGGATTTCAAGGGAAACAGTTTTGATATATATGGAAAAGAGGTCCTGGCCAGTAATGGTTTCGTCCATAAAGCCATGGTAGAGGTGCTGGCCTCGAAATAGT contains:
- a CDS encoding tRNA1(Val) (adenine(37)-N6)-methyltransferase, which encodes MKLLQKEKGYRSSLDPILLADFISAENGDRIIDLGTGNGIIAVLLALRYAKTTVIGIDIQNSLIELARKNVKLNNLQERVEIKNLDIRDVNKSLASESFDIVVGNPPYRKYKKGRLNPDPEKALARHELEITLDEYLKASKYLVKNKGKIILIYHPSRLMELLNEFEHLNIRSCRIQFIHSRIDKEAKMVMVEGIKNGKNDTTILKPLIVYEKIGEYSQEIRDIYKRMGI
- a CDS encoding nitrilase-related carbon-nitrogen hydrolase, producing MIGLKKKLEISNIWESMNLTYAKMLSQFICFVNRVGYEDGINFWGGSEIVNPPGEKIIKGKYFEQEMIIAEIDIEEIRRDRIPPMIQKDEDREMTIKELKRIQKKNAKKEF
- a CDS encoding inositol monophosphatase family protein, encoding MKETKRENLLDTAIEAAKAGGAILKKNYGQPIKVEHKGAIDLVTEVDKLSEKVIIDIIKKKYPEHTILSEEKGLKKKGSPYKWIVDPLDGTTNYAHGYPVFCVSVALEIDREVVLGVIYDPILEEIFIAQKGKGAYLNGKKISVSKIQSLSDSLLVTGFPYDIRKNTDDNINHFRNFCKRAQAVRRPGSAALDLCYVAIGRFEGFWEMKLFPWDVAAGALLVREAGGKVTDFKGNSFDIYGKEVLASNGFVHKAMVEVLASK
- the rsmI gene encoding 16S rRNA (cytidine(1402)-2'-O)-methyltransferase, giving the protein MRKEKNRGTIYIVSTPIGNLEDITLRALRILKEVDIIAVEDTRRTRKLLSHYEISKHLISYHDHNKIKQAEVILKRLEEGLDIALVSDAGTPGISDPSYHLINLALKHNFHIESIPGPSAVIAALSISGLPIDKFAFEGFLPRKKGKRQSRIEQLKNEERTIILYESPYRIHRLLDEILSIIGNRQIVIAREITKKFEEIIRGELKDIIEQMKDKKIKGEITLILMGSKK
- a CDS encoding HEAT repeat domain-containing protein; this encodes MISNLLEKTLRIYKDEQKAFLWMAGLLFVIRAAGILLENYAEAAFLKRYGVQYLPNIFLINSILLFFVLTYIGLLIDKYERASLLIKLFIILGISIVFLRLLIIFNLAIVYPVLYLISFQLKNVLDIVFWIMASSLFNTRQAKRVFPGIISGGILGIIIGSLLTSPLARVITMDNILFISGFSLFLGCFISLRVKKILAPIMQTHTTTIRKKTEDVSSIKKLGEILPLIKSSPLLRVFIILVMTPAILLPIFNYQWGVITNRAFDTEGGLIAFYGYFKGIYNILTFFILFFIGRLFSRFGIVKLLFIHPANYLLVFLALVFRFDLITAIYGRVSTNIFRATTNRPALNMLMQLFSPDIRGRVLAFLKGTALRAGGLLGSGILLVFKDVLLPEQFSYIAIVFSIILICACFSLKKRYSKILFKNLIETQIDLQKLEEIDYKRLIDEKTTKRLIEALNDPNDNVSILSAKILNRAGVNEDLTKIFLDAMPGKTPRVKRELLTLIASIGSNQYITGLLDMYKKEGAEVQPFIIRTIGKLDSKRNLEFLFKLTNSENLTVKKEAITAVYLSKDKTRCENCHQIVREMLTSKDDRQVKTAIDILRETKDRSFIPFLIENLDNELIELRISAIKAMGELKYREATDKLFHLLEDKNSQVRKTTVQALGKIWSEDESRGSSQ